One window of the Candidatus Wolbachia massiliensis genome contains the following:
- the aspS gene encoding aspartate--tRNA ligase has product MNCYKTHTCEELRGTDVEKEVTLSGWLYRKRDHGNLIFVDLRDFYGVTQLVFNNDKDFFDEISNLKSESVITVTGTVKARTEDTVNSSISTGEIEVIVNNLHVESEVEFHHDEETAKEERSILASIAGEQEYPENMRFKYRFLDLRREKTRDNIILRSQIIAELRKLMIEQGFLEIQTPILTASSPEGARDYLVPSRLNPGKFYALPQAPQIFKQLLMVSGFDKYFQIVPCFRDEDARADRSPGEFYQLDLEMSFVTQENIFQVIESILYKVFAKFSRKSVEKDFSRITYKEAMLKYGSDKPDLRNPLLINDVTEIFRDSGFNIFKSNIEQGMVVRAIPAPKTAEEPRSFFDKKIEHAQKEFGAKGLGYIMFDKDGTAKGPIAKFLDNNRLNRIREITNIEHGDSIFFASDQENEAATIAGKVRTLLGSELGLINNNIFKFCWVVDFPYFVYDDKSKKIDFFHNPFSMPHCGLKDLEEKNPLDILAYQYDLVCNGIELSSGAIRNNKLDIMYKAFAIAGYSKEEVDTKFSALVRAFRFGVPPHGGIAPGVDRMVMLLADEPNIREVICFPMNQQGEDVLMGAPSKVDNKHLRELFLKVVE; this is encoded by the coding sequence ATGAACTGCTACAAAACTCACACGTGTGAAGAACTTAGGGGAACCGATGTAGAAAAGGAAGTTACCCTTTCTGGATGGCTATACCGTAAGCGCGATCACGGTAATCTGATCTTTGTTGATTTAAGAGACTTTTATGGAGTGACTCAGCTAGTATTTAACAACGACAAAGACTTTTTTGATGAGATCTCAAATTTAAAATCAGAAAGTGTGATTACTGTTACAGGAACAGTCAAAGCGAGAACTGAAGATACGGTAAATAGCTCTATTTCAACAGGAGAAATTGAGGTTATAGTTAACAATTTGCACGTTGAATCGGAAGTTGAATTTCATCACGATGAAGAAACAGCAAAAGAAGAAAGAAGTATATTAGCAAGCATTGCCGGCGAGCAAGAGTACCCAGAAAACATGAGATTTAAATACCGCTTTCTTGATTTAAGGCGTGAAAAAACTCGTGACAACATTATTTTGCGTTCACAAATTATTGCAGAGCTCCGCAAGCTCATGATAGAACAAGGATTTTTAGAAATTCAAACTCCAATACTCACTGCTTCATCCCCTGAAGGTGCACGTGACTATTTAGTGCCAAGCAGGCTAAATCCTGGTAAATTCTATGCATTACCACAAGCTCCACAGATTTTTAAGCAGTTGCTTATGGTCTCAGGGTTTGATAAATACTTCCAAATCGTACCGTGTTTTCGTGACGAAGATGCAAGGGCCGACCGTTCTCCGGGAGAATTTTATCAGCTAGACCTTGAAATGTCTTTTGTTACCCAAGAGAACATATTCCAGGTTATTGAATCTATCTTATATAAAGTGTTTGCCAAATTTTCTCGCAAATCAGTCGAGAAAGATTTTTCGCGCATTACATACAAGGAGGCAATGCTTAAATATGGCTCTGATAAGCCAGATTTGCGTAATCCACTATTAATCAATGATGTTACAGAGATCTTCCGTGACTCAGGGTTCAATATTTTCAAAAGCAATATCGAGCAAGGTATGGTAGTAAGAGCCATCCCTGCTCCTAAAACAGCAGAGGAACCACGCAGCTTTTTTGATAAAAAAATAGAACATGCACAGAAAGAATTCGGTGCTAAAGGGCTTGGGTATATAATGTTTGATAAAGATGGTACTGCAAAGGGACCAATTGCTAAATTCCTTGATAACAACAGGTTAAATCGCATAAGGGAAATAACGAATATAGAGCATGGGGATAGCATATTCTTTGCTTCTGATCAAGAGAATGAAGCAGCAACAATCGCAGGAAAAGTGCGTACTCTTTTAGGGTCAGAATTAGGCCTGATAAACAACAATATCTTCAAGTTCTGTTGGGTTGTTGATTTTCCATATTTTGTGTATGACGATAAAAGTAAAAAAATCGATTTCTTTCATAATCCATTCTCTATGCCACATTGCGGTTTGAAAGACTTAGAGGAAAAAAATCCACTAGATATCCTTGCTTACCAATATGATCTCGTCTGCAATGGAATAGAACTATCAAGTGGAGCAATTCGTAATAATAAACTAGATATCATGTATAAGGCTTTTGCTATTGCAGGCTACAGCAAGGAAGAAGTCGATACGAAATTCAGTGCGCTTGTGCGTGCATTTAGATTTGGAGTGCCGCCTCACGGTGGAATAGCGCCGGGAGTTGATAGAATGGTTATGCTACTTGCTGATGAACCAAACATTCGTGAAGTAATCTGTTTTCCTATGAACCAACAGGGCGAAGATGTGCTAATGGGTGCCCCTTCTAAAGTGGACAATAAACACCTACGTGAGTTGTTTCTAAAGGTTGTTGAATGA